CCTGATATGTCAGCACGCGGAATTGGGCGTGGAACGGGGAATCGCCTATCAATTGCGTCATCAGAATGCCGATTAAATCTTCCACAGGATCAATCCAAAATGTCGTGCTTGCGAGTCCGCCCCAACTGTAAGTGCCTTCAGAACCGGGACCGTGGGTCTCAGCGACATCGGTAACGACAGCAAATCCAAGTCCGAAACCGCATCCCGTTCTCTCAAGCGGCTGCCAATCGTCAGAGATATGATTGATTCTGATGAGTTCGACGGTTTTCCTGCCAAGCAATCGAACGCCATCGAGTTCACCATCGTTGAGTAGCATTTGACAGAACCGGAGGTAATCCGCCGCCGTCGACTGGAGTCCGGCACCACCGGAATGGAAAAAACTACGCGGTCCACTGGAAACAGGCGCATTCTCAATCACCTGAATACCGCTGTCCTCCGAGGGTTCATACAAAGTCATGTATCTATCCGCCTTTTCGTCCGGCACTGAGAAAGCGGTATCCGTCATTCCCAACGGATTGAGAATTCGAGTTTTCAAAAATTCCTCAAACGGCATGCCGGATACGACTTCTACGAGATAGCCGAGAACATCGGTAGACATCCCGTAATTCCATGCGGCACCTGGATCGTGCAAGAGCGGAATATTACCGAGTTCCTCCGCCATGTTTGCGAGGTCGCTCTGATAGTAATTCGCGTCTCTATATCGCTGATTAATGGGGTGATCCCCATCCCCGCCATAGATAAGTCCGGAGGTATGTGTGAGCAGATGCTTTATTGTCATTTCGGTTTCTGCGTCAACAATAGCCTCCCCCCCTTCCGTGTAAACCTGCATGTCCTTGAAAGCGGGAATCAATTCGGAGACGGGGGTGCCGAGTTGAAAATGCCCCTCTTCATAGAGCATCATCACGGCGATGCTGGTAATCGGCTTCGTCATCGAATAGATGCGGAAGATGGTATCAAATTCGAGCGGTTTTCCGGTGGCGACATCCTGCACACCGAATTTTTCAAAATGGACGAGTCTGCCTTCACGTGCGATCATCGTCAAGGCACCGGGGATTTTGCCAGCGTCAACCCAGCGTTGCATGACCGGCGCGATGCGTTCCAACCGCGAGGTTGACATGCCGACATCTTCAGGCACGGCACGCGGTAATCCTTCATATAATGTCATTAAAAACTCCTATGAGATAGTTATGAGTTGTCAGTTAAAGAGTCCTCGACGTATATTCTATTTCTCTTATGACAACCGCTAATCAGTGAGCGCTTGATAGGTTAGGACCCGGAACTGGGCGTGGAAGGGAGAATCGGCACCGACCAATTGTGTCATAAAAACGCCGATCAGTTCTTCCACAGGATCGATCCAAAATGTGGTGCTTGCCATGCCACCCCAACCGCAAGTGCCTAAGGAACCGAGCGTGTGCGTTTCAGCGACATCCGTGACGACAGAGAACCCAAGTCCGAAACCGGACCCGGTTCGCTGATTGGGTTGCCAATCGTTAGAAATATGGTTCATTGTGATAAGTTCGACTGTCTTTCTGCCGAGCAGTCGCACACCGTCGAGTTCACCACCGTTGAGCACCATCTGGCAGAATCGGAGATAATCGGGGGCGGTCGATTGGAGCCCTCCACCCCCAGAATGGAAAAAACTCAGGGGTCCAGTTGCAGCATGGACCTTCTCAATTGCTTGAAGTTCACCGTCCTCTCCGAATTCATATACTTTTGAATACCGATCCGCATTTTCAACCGGCACCGAGAAACCGGTGTCGTTCATGCCTAAGGGATCAAAAATACGCGTTTTCAAAAACGTCTCAAGCGGCATACCCGATACGATTCCCACCAGATACCCGAGTATATCGGTAGACATGCCGTACTTCCAGGCGGTACCCGGTTGGTGAAGCAGCGGAATACTTCCGAGTTTGTTTACCATGTTCGCGAGGTCACCACCGTAGAGATCTGCGTCCTCATATCGCTGATCGATCGGGTGATTCTCTCGATCACTCTCATAGATAAGTCCAGCGGTATGCGTGAGTAAGTGTTTGATTGTCACCTCGTGCTCGGCATCGACAATCGCACTGCCATCTTCCGTGTAAACCTTCATGTTTTTGAAAGCCGGAACAAATTCGGAAACGGGTGTCGTGAGTTGAAAATGTCCTTCCTCATAGAGCATCATCACCGCGATGCTGGTAATCGGCTTCGTCATCGAGTAGATACGGAAGATTGTATTATAGTCTATCGGTGTGGCGGCAGCAATATCCTGCATACCAAATTTTTCAAAATGGACGAGTTTTCCCTCACGCGCGATCATCGTCAATGCACACGGGATTCTCCCTTTGTCAACATAATTCTGCATGACCGGCGCAATACGTCCTAACCGCGCGGTTGATACCCCGACATCTTCGGGAATCGCTCGCGGCAATCCTTCATATCTTGTCATTAAGTCTCCTATATTAGCCGTCAGCCGTAGGGGTGGGGTTTCCCCATCCGTGCGGGCGAGGGAACCTCGCCCCTACGATAGCCGACGGTTTCGGATAGCCATTATTTAGTCAATGCCTCATAGGTCAGCACTTTAAATTCGTGGTGGAACGGATACGGATTATTGTGAATCTGTGTCATGAGCACCCCGACCACCTCTTCAACGGGATCGATCCAGAAGGTGGTAGCAGCGGCACCGCCCCAACTGAAACTCCCGACGGACTCCGGCGTGTCCTTGGATTCTCCATCATCGTCATCATCTTTATCATCCTTATCACCAGGGTCTTTTTTCGCATCTTTATCATCTTTACCATCTTCATCATCGGGGTCTTCCGATTTCTCATCACCTACGACAGCGAAACCGAGTCCAAACCAACCCTCGTGATGTGGATAGCGCATCAACTCAACCGTTTCCTTCGCTAATATACGGGCACCGTCGAGCTCACCGCCGTTGAGCAACATCTGAGAAAATCGCATGTAATCCGCCGCGGTTGAGACGAGCCCGCCACCGCCGGACGGGAAAAACGTGAATTCACCGTCTGCGTCGGCTTTCGATCCAACACGTTCAAGCCCATCGGCTTTACTAAAACTATACAGTGCGGCAAACCTGCCCCGTTTCTCCGGTGGGACCGAAAATGCGGTGTCCACCATGCCGAGGGGTCCAAAGAGACGCGTTTGGAGGAATTCTTCAAACGGCATTCCGGAAACGACTTCCACAAGATACCCGAGGACATCCGTAGAGACGCCGTAGGTCCATCTTTCGCCGGGTTCGTGAACGAGTGGGATGTCGCCGAGTGTTTTCGTCATACTCACTAACGTCGCGCTGGCACCAGACATTTTCAGAGCTTTATAGCGTTCATCGACGGGTTTATTCCCCCAACCGTAAGTCAACCCAGCGGTATGCATGAGGAGGTGCTTGATCGTCATCTCGCTTTTCGCGTCCGAGATTTCGGTCTGATCCTTGTTGTAGACCTTCATGTTCTTAAATTCGGGAATAAACCGAGAGACGGGTGTGTCGAGTTGAAAATATCCCTCCTCATAGAGCATCATCACGGCGACACTGGTAATCGGTTTTGACATGGAGTAGATACGGAAGATTGTATCGGGCGTAATGGGTTCCTTATTCTCGATATCTCGCATGCCGACGGTTTCAAAATGGACGATTTTCCCGCGTCTCGCTATGACTGTCAGGAATCCGGGGAGATGTTCGTCATCGACATAACCCTGCAGCATAGGACGGATGCGTTCGAGGCGTTCGGCAGAGAAGCCGATCTCTTCCGGGGCTGCCATCGGTAGTCCTTTTCCAAAGGCAAGTGTTGAGATGTAAAAAAGCAGTAAGCACATATAGGTCACTTTTTTCAATCTATTTTCCTTTCTCTTTTATACTAAAGTAACCCAAGTTGTTACCTAATAGATTTTGGGTATTTAAACACAGATTTTTTATGAAAAAGCGTCTCTTTACACCCCGTAGGGATGTTATGTCTATAGAAAATCGGACATTTAAGGAGCTGCACCCCGTAGGGGTGCCATGTGAATGAAAAAGTGGCAACTTGGGTTAAAGTATGCAATTAACAACACGATATAAAGCGGCGAGGTGTTCTTGATAGGGGTTTTTGCTTGCGTATTTCTGCGGATTTCCCCAAGGAAACCTCGCCAGCAGTGGAAGGACGTTTTCTCAATCCATTCCGTTTCCTTCTACGGTGCCCGTTTGAGGTATCCCCAACGCGTTGCGAGTTTACCACTGGGTTCAACATTGAGAATCGCAGCCAAACCGACATCCATCGCTTCCTGAATTTCCGCTTCGGTTCGTGCGACATTGGAGATGCGCACCTCGTCAATAACACCTTTCAATCCGTTTGCGTTATTGAGGTTCGGCACACCGATTGTAATCGGATCTGCACTCTGAAACGTCGTACCGTTGGGTGCTTCGACTTCCAATTCACCATCGACGTACGCCCGTCCCATTTTGCCATCATAGGTAAAGGCGAGATGATGCCATTTGTCGTCGGTGATCTTGGTCGTGCCATCTATACTAAACCCACATGCCCCATTCGCTCCGATTTCCGAGTGCAGCACGTGTTGATCCACATGAACCCAGATACCGTAGTTTCGGTTGCCGCATCCTGCCTGCTGTTTGCAGACGATGCCCTGCCATTTCCCTGTGCCTTCTGCCACCTTGACCCAGGCTTCAATACTGAGCGTTTCCAATTCCAGTTTCTTGGTGGACTTGACGACGACGTATCCACTGTCATTGCCCGGAAATTCCAACCCACCTCCGAACTTCGCTTTGACCCATTTGGGTTTTCCTGCGAATTCACCATCGTGTCCGTTGCCGGAAGCGTCTTTCGCGACATCGCCACTCCCTTCCTCAAAGAGCCAGACAGCGACGGTATTTTTATCGACCTCCGCATCGACAGACGGACCACCGATCAGGGCTAAAATTACCACCACCATGGAGAGACACTTGATGCTATAGATAGATCTTGTACCTGTAGTGTGCATAGTCATTTCCCCCTTTATTGCGATATTCTACCAGAACACGCATGTTAAAGTCAAGCATTTGGTGTGCATTCGAGAGGGCTATTAGTTTTCCATACTTCAAGTTCACTGGATCGTAGTAGGGAAACCCTGCGCAAGTCGCGCGTGGACTTGCGGGACAATGCCCGTTATATACACCCTTAGAATGTGCGATGAATCGCACGACTACAAACACATTCATGTGTCGCGAGTCGTAGATAACTCCTACACGTAAACTGAATGGCTTTATCCAGAGATAAAAATGTTGACAGGAGACTGTGCATCGCGTATAATTTCGCATGTTCACTTGTCGGCGCGTGTTGGACACGCGTGAATTCCGAGGGACGCATAAGGAGGCTTTTACATGGGAACCGAACGAATTAAAATGGGATTGGTCGGATGCGGTGGTATGTCGGGTGCACACATGGGCGGGTATCGCGAACTCTGGTCGAAAGGCATCAGGGATTATGAGATCGTGGCGGCGTGCGACATCGCAGTGGAACGCGCCGAAGAACGGGCACATCAGGCGCACGAGTTTCAAGGCGGAACGAAACCAGCCGTCTACACAGAACTCGATGAGATGTTGGCGAAGCATCCGGATCTGGCGTGCGTTGACATCTGTGCGCTCCACAGTGCCCATCATACACTCGCCATCCCTGCGCTCGATGCTGGAAAACACGTTATCATTGAAAAGCCGTTCGGCATCACAATGCGGGCATGTAAACTGATGATGGAAGCCGCCGATCGAAACGATAGAATTATTTCCGTCGCTGAAAACTATCGTCTGGCACGCATCCAACGCACCCGCAGCTGGGCAATCGCTCAAGGACGTATCGGTGATCCCCGTATGTTCTTCTGGGTAGAGGTCAGTGAAGGCTTAGGGAAATGGGGATGGCGTAACTTCAAGATGGATGCAGGCGGTGGCTGGGCATTGGACGGTGGCGTGCATTTTACGGATCTGATGCGCTATATCCTCGGTATGGAAGCCGAGGAGGTCTATGCGATCAACAAGGCGTATGAACCGTTCCGCTACGACAATCCTGCAGAAAGAGAAGGCGGATACGCCGTTGACGTTGAGGACGCGATGATCGCCACTATCAAGTTTGAGCAGGGCGTTACAGCGCAATGGACATGGGTCGGCTCTGCCCCCGGACACGGTTTCCGTCAACACACCGTTTACGGCAGCGAAGGCTCGCTCGATTGGAACCAGGGGTTGGTGCCGCGTAGTGGCGAACCGATCTCCAACGATGACCTTATGCAGGAGTTCACGGATAGCCTCAGCGACTCGGAACGGGAATACTACTTCCCGGGCGGTGTGGAAGATACCGTCGCGATTGAACTGAAATACTTCGCCGATGCCATTCAGAGCGGTGGCACACCGGAAGTGGATGCCGTCGAAGGTATGCGGTCAGAAGCCATCTGCATGGCAGTCTATGAATCGGGATGGTTCGGTCGCCCAGTGACGATTCAAGAGATCGAAAACTGCGAGTTAGAAGGCTACCAGAAGGAAATCAACGATAAGTTAGGTATTGGCAATTAGTTACCAGTTGTCAGAGGAATAGTTGTCGGTTATCGGTTGTCAGTTTGCCTCACAGTGAGAGTTAAGAGAGTTTGGTTAGGCCCAAACCCGTAGCCTGCAACAACGGCGCAGGCGGATATAAGGAAAGGCACATCAATACCCAAAACCGTCTGACCGAACCGCAAGGAATAATTAAATGGATCGATTAAATGGGAAAGTTGCGATTGTTACAGGTGCCGGCAAAAAAGGGGAAGTCGACGGCACCGGCTATGCGACATCCATGCTCTTCGCGAGAGAGGGTGCGAAAGTGCTGTTGGCGGACCTCTCCCCTGAGAACGCCAACGCCACGCTTGCAGAGATCGAGGCAGAAGGTGGTGAAGCCGCAATATTCATCGGTGATATATCCACAGAGGAAGCCTGTGCTGGGATGGTAGAAGCCGCCGTCGAACGTTTTGGGAAAGTGAACGTCCTCTTCAACAACGTCGGACTTGGCGGTTCCGGAGTGGTCACACAGGTAGACGAAGAGAAGTGGGACAGGGTCATGGATGTCAATCTCAAAAGCATGATTATGGCGTGTAAACATGCCGTGCCACGGATGGCTGAGGCGGGGGGCGGCTCAATTATCAACGTCTCGTCCATCGATGCGTTGCGTGCGGGTTCCTCTCGGAATCTGCCGTATGCCGCCGCGAAAGGTGGGATGATCTCCGCGACAACGGTAATGGCGGTTCATCACGGACGCGACAACATTCGGGTGAATTGCATCGCGCCGGGACATCTTTACGCTTCGTTCCCTGCGCCGTATTTGAGCGAAGCGGAGCGGGAGCGGCGACGGCTTATCGGACCGCTCGGGACAGAGGGAACGGCGTGGGATGTCGCTTGGGCAACCGTTTTTCTCGCGAGTGATGAGTCGAAATGGATCTCCGGTGTGACTTTTCCGATCGATGCGGGGTTACTCGCCGCAACGCCACTCGCTGTTGTCCACCAGCTCGACGAATAAATATGCCGTTCCAGAGGCACACATGGCGAACCGGCGTTCGTTCCTATAGCACAGCGGAAAGGTTACGGTGAAACAGACACAGATGGCAGAAAAAGAAAACGGGCAACGGACCGAAGTCCATTGCCCGCTGGTTATTTCAGGGATTGGAATTAGAATATCCCTTGTCGTTAATCTCGTAAACGTTTCAATTGCCCCCACTGCGTCGTCAGTTTACCTGTCGCGGAAACCAACCCCTTCAGTCGGACGGTCGCTAACGTCTGGCGTTCGCCCCCCAAAGACACATCTTCAATTTGATAATAGTAGACCACGTTCGGCTTCGCTGTGGTGTCTGTCCATGTGTAGGTATTCCGTTCAGCGGTCGTGCCTGCTCCGGGAATCAACTGGGTATTGATGACCTTGAATTCACCCGTCTTTGTTTGACTCCGCAATATATTGAACCCAGCGTTGTCCACCTCGGACTCGGTCGTCCACTGAATGACAATCGCGCCAGTTTCCGTCAGGTCTGGTCGGAATTGAGAGAGTTGGACGGGAAGCGCGCCCCCGGCACGGATGCCGGGACTCCCATGGTCAGAACTGTGGCCATACCAAGTTATTATTCTTTTTTCTGATAGATACAAGAAACTGGTTTCTGCTGCGGGGATCCATCCTCCTTGTTGGGTGCCATCGCGCGCTGCGCCTCTGCGATATCTGCGGATCATCGAGGTCCGGTCATCATCTGCTGTCCATCCATTCGGCAATTGCCATAAGGTCCGACCTCTGATATTAAGGTTTCCGACTTCATCGACGCGGTTATCCCTTCCATCAACGAGTTCGATGTGAAACCCCTGTGTCGGGTGTAAGAAGGGGTCTCCGCGTCTACTCATCCCAAATTCACGGGAGAGTTCTGTGTAGACATCAAAGACGCGAGACGTTGCGAAGTGGGTGCGATCTGAGTTCCTACCATTCGCTGAAACGATGAGGGCTGTCTGACGCGGTGGGATCGTTTTCACGTTACCGCTATCCTTAAAATTAATGATTCCGGACAGGGGTGCCCTGTCTGATCGCGGCTCATTGTAGTTTTCAATAACCAGTTCCCAACCCCGACCAGCATTCAAGGCAACTGTTTCCGTTTTAGAACTATTGAAAAGTTCAATCCACTGGATGTCATTTGTGCCGTCCTTGGTAGCGAACATGATTTCGCTAATTGTTACGCTTCCTGTTCCCAACGTGGTGCCTGCGGGTGTAGCGGTTGCAGCGACTCTAAAGGTGTGTGCGGGGGACGGGGTTGCGACGTTTGGGACCCCACCTGCATCTGTTACAGCCCCCGCCTTGATCTGCACGGTCACCGTTGTCGCACCGGAATCGGGGATGAGTGTTACGACGTAACTGTTTGTAGCAGCAATTGGGCTGAGCACACCTATCGATGCCCCAATGACTGTGAGTTCACTGGAAAGGAGTGTGGCCCCCGGCTGCAGGGGTTCGTCAAAGGTGATAGTTGCGCTATACACACCGCCTCCTATAGGGACGGGTGTAATTGTGGCGGCAGGTCCGGTCGTATCTACGGTAAACGTGCCTTTGGGGAAGATATACGCGCCGGTAGCCGTGGGTTGGACTGTTATCTTATTTGCATTGATACCGGGGACAATTGTCACCGTCCAAACCCTTTTTGCGGCATCAGGTGAGAGACCATCACGTTGGATAAATCCCCCCATGACATCAATATCGTTGCGTGTCAGTGTAATTGCTTTTGTTGAGGTGAGTGTCACCGTAAATGGGGCATTACCAGGGATGGACCTATCAGGTGATAGTGTGAGTGGGGGTGCAGCACTCCGAAGTATATTGACTATTTTTGTGACATGCGAGTTAATTTCATTACCCTGCGTGAGTTGATCATGCACAAGCGTACCAAGGGTTCGAGCATAAACCACCTTATTGTCTGTAACACCAATCGCTATATGTACCGTATTGATATTGTTTTTGACAGTGATTGTTGTGGTGTACACGCTGCCATCAGCATTGGAACTAACACGGGATGCTGTCGCACCGAGTGGCACAATTCTCCCGCTGCTATCTGCAGCATTCAACACAATATCAGTGGCATCAAACTCAGTTACTGGAGTATTCACAGGAGGCGTACCCTCCTGAAATGTGATAGTCAACTCGAAAGAGACGGATTCGGCTCTGATACCGTAAACCTGGATGCCTTGCGAGGGATCACCGGTCCCTCCAACATCTTCTACGTCATCTGGGACTGACAACACGGGTACCACGGCTGCAGTTGCGGGTGTTGCAACGAAGGCGAGTCCGGTAATGAGTAGCACAAAAAAAACGAAAGAGCATGTCAATTTATTAAAGAACATTCGTCATTTTCCTCCCTCAGGCACATTCAAACTCGGAAATATATTTCGGGCGTTGAGTTCGGTATTCTTTCCCCTTAAATGTGGTTTTCAATCGTGCGCGAATTCTTAAAATTTTCTCCTGAAGTAAGGTAACGTCATTTTTCGTAAAGGCGTTACGAGAAAGTGCGATAAGAAAGGAAGAAAGGGTCGGGCGGGATACGGTGTGTAGAGTGTCTGAATCAGGATTTACGGAATTGCCGCTTTCTCAGGCATTTTGGTATTTATCATAAAAATTTACGCCGATATGCTGAATCTGTTCAACCATCGCAGGATTGTCAATCTGATGGAAAATAGATAAGTCAATCGTATAAGGTAGGAGGAGATCATCTAATTCGGTGTCAATTCGGGAGAGGACGCTGTGTGTTAACGCGTCACCACAAAGGGTAAGGTCGATGTCAGATCCATTTCGGTAGGTGCCTGCGGCGCGCGAACCGTACAAAATCGCCTTCTCCACTTGTGGATAATGGCTGAAAACACCTCGGATCTTTTGGAGGGTGTGGTCCGATAAACCGTATTTCATAGGGATTGTTCCTGTTTTAGGTGTTCTATTTTTACCAGCAATGTCTCAAATTCAGAGAAATATGTATTGAGAATCGCAGAAACAACCTCTTTCGCAACGCTCTCGTTGTAAGTATGTGTTGTCAAATTGCGGTGGCGGATCATCTCCATCCACACCTCTCCGTTTTCGATTAACCCTTCCTTGAAAGCGGCACGGGTTGTATCCCTTGAACCGTATAGCTTAAATTCTTGTGTTTGAAGAAAATCCTTTAGAGTATTCCACGCCAATTCATGCGTGTATTCAAAACCTTGTATCAATCCCTGCGCTTCCAAGTCCGACAGTTCGCGTTGGCGTGCCAAATCCACTCCCTCTTTTAATCGCGAAAATGCCTTGCGAAAACTATCGGCTCTTTGCATCCAACGGCTGGCTTGATAGTTCATCGTGTGCTCCATATTTAGCGAAAAGTTGGGAACATCACGCTAAGGCACCTGCAACAGGTGTTGGGTTTCACTGCGTTCAACCCAACCTACACACTAAATTGAGATTTATGGTGCGGTTGGAATGCAGATCGCATGAATCAACGGTATTCATGCCTTGAATCAACGGTATGAAGCCCGTATGGGCTTCCCCGGGCATGAACCGGGGCGATTACGCCGCAAAACCGCACCTACCTTGTTGGGACTCGGTTTAGAATTGTGCGGGAAAATTTCCGCGTGCGGCATCCATGACGTCGCCTGTAATCTCGTCGTGACCGTTGTCTTTGGCGAAACTTTCGATTCCCATCTTTGCCATGGGACGGACAAACGCTGGAATCCGCTCCAAGCGTTCGAGTGCCTCCGCTGACCAGACGGGACCGCTCGGCTCGACGGGTTCAGCTTCTTCCTGAAATGCGTCTGATATGACAGAAGTAAACGGGCATTTGCCGCCTTCAGCCGTTTCACCGGAACTCATCATTCCTGGGGAAAATTCGTTCGGCATCGTCTCGGTCTTTGCAGTCTCCAACTGTGAGCGCACCATCTGCATCGGCTGCGCGGCTTCTTCGTTCCCACCGAGTTTGAGATCCAGGGATTTTAGCATCTGGGTCTCCCACGGATTCAGGAACATGGCGATCTCTGTAAAACAGTCGGGGCATTCAAAGAGTGCTGTCACGGAGCCTTGTTCGGGACGGGTTACGTCCTTAAATTTCATCGCTGTATCACAATCCGTACATAAAAATTTCATCTTTTAAACGTTCCTTGCGGTTTTTTAATTATACCTTGCGGTTCGGTCAGGTGGGTCTGATAAATCAAGGACTTTTCCGTAGATCCGCCTGCGCCGTTGTTGCAGGCTACACGCATGGTACCACCAATTTTAATTATACCTTGCGGTTAAACAACGTCAATGCGTATTTCAAGGGCACAAACTAACAGTTTGTGCTACCTTCAAAAAATGTTTGAACTTTTTCAGCCACTGTCATGAGTACCTTACTCGCGGGAGCGTCCGGATATTTATCAAGATACAGCGTTCCCTCATCACCCGCACGGGCGAGTCTTGGATCAAAGGGCACACTGCCCAAAAGACGCTGCTGGAATGCGGGGTCCAGTGTCTGGTCGGCGGAAAAGAGGGGTTCCTCCTCGCCACAGTGTTGGCAGACATAGAACGCCATATTTTCGACAACACCGATGATTGGAACTTTGAGAATGTCCCTCGCCATTGTTACCGATTTCTTGACGATGAGTTGCGATACCTCAGACGGGATTGTCACAACGACGACACCGCCAAGGTCAGGGATGAGTTCTGCCACGTTCGGAAGTCGATCGGTTCCGGGTGGCAGATCGAGGAGGAGATAATCCAGCGTTCCCCACTCGGTATCGGCGATGAACTCTCGAAGCGCGCCGACCTCCATCGTGCTCCGCCACGTGAACGCATCCTTCTGGATGTGAGCATTCCAGAGTACCGGTGCATCGTCCTCTGCTAAGAGCAAATCCATAGAGATAAGCTTGGTGCCGAGTTCGGTAATCG
The sequence above is a segment of the Candidatus Poribacteria bacterium genome. Coding sequences within it:
- a CDS encoding beta-lactamase family protein, giving the protein MTLYEGLPRAVPEDVGMSTSRLERIAPVMQRWVDAGKIPGALTMIAREGRLVHFEKFGVQDVATGKPLEFDTIFRIYSMTKPITSIAVMMLYEEGHFQLGTPVSELIPAFKDMQVYTEGGEAIVDAETEMTIKHLLTHTSGLIYGGDGDHPINQRYRDANYYQSDLANMAEELGNIPLLHDPGAAWNYGMSTDVLGYLVEVVSGMPFEEFLKTRILNPLGMTDTAFSVPDEKADRYMTLYEPSEDSGIQVIENAPVSSGPRSFFHSGGAGLQSTAADYLRFCQMLLNDGELDGVRLLGRKTVELIRINHISDDWQPLERTGCGFGLGFAVVTDVAETHGPGSEGTYSWGGLASTTFWIDPVEDLIGILMTQLIGDSPFHAQFRVLTYQAITD
- a CDS encoding beta-lactamase family protein, which encodes MTRYEGLPRAIPEDVGVSTARLGRIAPVMQNYVDKGRIPCALTMIAREGKLVHFEKFGMQDIAAATPIDYNTIFRIYSMTKPITSIAVMMLYEEGHFQLTTPVSEFVPAFKNMKVYTEDGSAIVDAEHEVTIKHLLTHTAGLIYESDRENHPIDQRYEDADLYGGDLANMVNKLGSIPLLHQPGTAWKYGMSTDILGYLVGIVSGMPLETFLKTRIFDPLGMNDTGFSVPVENADRYSKVYEFGEDGELQAIEKVHAATGPLSFFHSGGGGLQSTAPDYLRFCQMVLNGGELDGVRLLGRKTVELITMNHISNDWQPNQRTGSGFGLGFSVVTDVAETHTLGSLGTCGWGGMASTTFWIDPVEELIGVFMTQLVGADSPFHAQFRVLTYQALTD
- a CDS encoding beta-lactamase family protein; protein product: MAAPEEIGFSAERLERIRPMLQGYVDDEHLPGFLTVIARRGKIVHFETVGMRDIENKEPITPDTIFRIYSMSKPITSVAVMMLYEEGYFQLDTPVSRFIPEFKNMKVYNKDQTEISDAKSEMTIKHLLMHTAGLTYGWGNKPVDERYKALKMSGASATLVSMTKTLGDIPLVHEPGERWTYGVSTDVLGYLVEVVSGMPFEEFLQTRLFGPLGMVDTAFSVPPEKRGRFAALYSFSKADGLERVGSKADADGEFTFFPSGGGGLVSTAADYMRFSQMLLNGGELDGARILAKETVELMRYPHHEGWFGLGFAVVGDEKSEDPDDEDGKDDKDAKKDPGDKDDKDDDDDGESKDTPESVGSFSWGGAAATTFWIDPVEEVVGVLMTQIHNNPYPFHHEFKVLTYEALTK
- a CDS encoding LamG domain-containing protein; this translates as MTMHTTGTRSIYSIKCLSMVVVILALIGGPSVDAEVDKNTVAVWLFEEGSGDVAKDASGNGHDGEFAGKPKWVKAKFGGGLEFPGNDSGYVVVKSTKKLELETLSIEAWVKVAEGTGKWQGIVCKQQAGCGNRNYGIWVHVDQHVLHSEIGANGACGFSIDGTTKITDDKWHHLAFTYDGKMGRAYVDGELEVEAPNGTTFQSADPITIGVPNLNNANGLKGVIDEVRISNVARTEAEIQEAMDVGLAAILNVEPSGKLATRWGYLKRAP
- a CDS encoding Gfo/Idh/MocA family oxidoreductase is translated as MGTERIKMGLVGCGGMSGAHMGGYRELWSKGIRDYEIVAACDIAVERAEERAHQAHEFQGGTKPAVYTELDEMLAKHPDLACVDICALHSAHHTLAIPALDAGKHVIIEKPFGITMRACKLMMEAADRNDRIISVAENYRLARIQRTRSWAIAQGRIGDPRMFFWVEVSEGLGKWGWRNFKMDAGGGWALDGGVHFTDLMRYILGMEAEEVYAINKAYEPFRYDNPAEREGGYAVDVEDAMIATIKFEQGVTAQWTWVGSAPGHGFRQHTVYGSEGSLDWNQGLVPRSGEPISNDDLMQEFTDSLSDSEREYYFPGGVEDTVAIELKYFADAIQSGGTPEVDAVEGMRSEAICMAVYESGWFGRPVTIQEIENCELEGYQKEINDKLGIGN
- a CDS encoding SDR family oxidoreductase; protein product: MDRLNGKVAIVTGAGKKGEVDGTGYATSMLFAREGAKVLLADLSPENANATLAEIEAEGGEAAIFIGDISTEEACAGMVEAAVERFGKVNVLFNNVGLGGSGVVTQVDEEKWDRVMDVNLKSMIMACKHAVPRMAEAGGGSIINVSSIDALRAGSSRNLPYAAAKGGMISATTVMAVHHGRDNIRVNCIAPGHLYASFPAPYLSEAERERRRLIGPLGTEGTAWDVAWATVFLASDESKWISGVTFPIDAGLLAATPLAVVHQLDE
- a CDS encoding nucleotidyltransferase domain-containing protein, which gives rise to MKYGLSDHTLQKIRGVFSHYPQVEKAILYGSRAAGTYRNGSDIDLTLCGDALTHSVLSRIDTELDDLLLPYTIDLSIFHQIDNPAMVEQIQHIGVNFYDKYQNA
- a CDS encoding nucleotidyltransferase, which codes for MNYQASRWMQRADSFRKAFSRLKEGVDLARQRELSDLEAQGLIQGFEYTHELAWNTLKDFLQTQEFKLYGSRDTTRAAFKEGLIENGEVWMEMIRHRNLTTHTYNESVAKEVVSAILNTYFSEFETLLVKIEHLKQEQSL
- a CDS encoding Mrp/NBP35 family ATP-binding protein, with product MRTYKELPSDAGSNIIGQVTAQMSRLQKRLVSVKHTVAIMSGKGGVGKSALTANLATALTRKGNTVGVVDADINGPTLAKMMGVRDATLEYTPAGVKPAITELGTKLISMDLLLAEDDAPVLWNAHIQKDAFTWRSTMEVGALREFIADTEWGTLDYLLLDLPPGTDRLPNVAELIPDLGGVVVVTIPSEVSQLIVKKSVTMARDILKVPIIGVVENMAFYVCQHCGEEEPLFSADQTLDPAFQQRLLGSVPFDPRLARAGDEGTLYLDKYPDAPASKVLMTVAEKVQTFFEGSTNC